The following proteins are co-located in the Cryptococcus neoformans var. neoformans B-3501A chromosome 12, whole genome shotgun sequence genome:
- a CDS encoding hypothetical protein (HMMPfam hit to Lipase_GDSL, GDSL-like Lipase/Acylhydrolase, score: 71.8, E(): 1.8e-18), translating to MSVAAYTDAVMLFGDSLTQAWSAGSFAQRMSEFYLRRADVINRGFGGYNSEWAIPVFEQVFATKKDREQGGIQQVKLITIWLGANDACLPSSPQHVPLDKYKSNVKHIVNLIRDPSSPYHSQETRIVLISPPPIIETAWIESRLEKWKSFGCEGPEPEQNRDAEVTKQYAEGCKEVGAELGVPVVDFWTAVVEAAGGEKDEQLAPYFYDGLHLTSEGYAVLFKAVSGLILATYPELNPETMPMRMPHWADVDTENPRAAFEKVKKGRLAGEL from the exons ATGTCCGTAGCTGCATACACCGATGCCGTCATGCTCTTC GGGGACTCGCTCACCCAAGCGTGGTCCGCTGGCTCTTTCGCGCAACGTATGTCCGAATTCTACCTCAGGAGGGCAGACGTGATCAATAGGGGCTTCGGAG GCTACAATTCCGAGTG GGCTATTCCTGTCTTTGAACAAGTTTTCGCCACGAAAAAAGACCGAGAACAAGGCGGTATACAACAGGTCAAGCTCATCACAATCTGGCTGG GTGCCAACGATGCATGTTTGCCCTCTTCACCGCAGCATGTCCCTCTTGACAAGTACAAGTCAAACGTCAAACACATTGTCAATCTTATTCGCGatccctcctcgccctaCCATTCTCAGGAAACCAGGATTGTGCTTATCAGTCCTCCGCCAATCATCGAAACCGCGTGGATCGAATCTAGGCTCGAAAAATGGAAGTCTTTCGGCTGTGAGGGACCTGAACCAGAGCAAAACAGGGACGCAGAGGTTACTAAACAGTACGCGGAAGGATGCAAGGAGGTAGGGGCCGAGCTTGGGGTGCCCGTGGTAGATTTTTGGACGGCGGTTGTCGAGGCggcaggaggagagaaagatgagCAGCTCGCGCCTTATTTCTA CGACGGTCTTCACTTGACTTCGGAAGGATATGCTGTTCTTTTCAAGGCCGTCAGCGGCCTGATTCTCGCTACATATCCTGAACTGAACCCCGAGACGATGCCCATGAGGATGCCGCA CTGGGCGGACGTTGATACAGAAAACCCGCGAGCTGCGTTTgaaaaggtgaagaaggggcgACTGGCCGGGGAGCTGTAG
- a CDS encoding hypothetical protein (Match to ESTs gb|CF191085.1|CF191085, gb|CF185240.1|CF185240) → MVWRTMLVTVSTSFLLGTTFTHWIADHNVLWRSPVTTEAISHSIKYYSLLASAPNGLGWVYIAVGLVLLLSAGGRSIKGYRGSSGEVLFDGGSLVLVASIAYYQLSEVYPAVTMIPSPLPVNLVDHPLYPALTTAVSDLATGNIMTALMLTGLILLQAGRYYAKRPTFPPTTTDESAASTPASASCPSSPETHPIPVSQRSATPFRELTEDEALELDASGGEESATRTTY, encoded by the exons ATGGTCTGGAGAACGATGCTCGTCACAGTGTCCACCAGCTTCCTGCTCG GGACAACGTTTACCCACTGGATTGCCGACCACAACGTTCTCTGGCGATCGCCCGTCACGACCGAGGCCATCAGCCACTCCATCAAATACTACTCCCTGCTGGCGTCGGCTCCAAATGGACTGGGGTGGGTGTATATCGCCGTCGGGCTTGTTCTGCTGCTCAGTGCTGGCGGCCGGTCCATCAAGGGGTACCGCGGAAGCAGCGGGGAGGTTCTGTTCGACGGCGGAAGTCTTG TCCTTGTCGCGTCCATCGCCTATTACCAACTGAGCGAGGTCTACCCTG CCGTCACCATGATTCCGAGCCCCTTGCCCGTCAACCTCGTTGACCACCCGCTATACCCCGCCTTGACGACGGCCGTGAGCGACCTCGCTACTGGTAACATCATGACCGCACTCATGCTCACCGggctcatcctcctccag GCCGGGAGATACTACGCCAAGCGTCCCACTTTTCcgcccaccaccaccgatGAATCTGCCGCTTCCACTCCTGCTAGTGCCTCATGTCCCTCATCCCCCGAGacccatcccatccccGTCTCGCAGCGATCCGCGACGCCTTTCCGAGAACTgacagaggatgaagccCTAGAATTGGACGCCAGCGGCGGCGAGGAGTCCGCAACCAGAACAACATATTAG
- a CDS encoding hypothetical protein (HMMPfam hit to PTPA, Phosphotyrosyl phosphate activator (PTPA) protein, score: 441.4, E(): 9.7e-130) yields the protein MSAPESSPSTFYTVPTKHILSKAHLAAFQRSKTHSDIFNFIEELNEDIVGKKLTEAGQGSERTRPLISILDSVREIAESTPPVDNKLSRFGNPAFKTFYDKVGDASLELHKRIPGLPEEAIQEVEVYFKESWGNKQRVDYGSGMELNFLSWLLCLAKLGVVTKEDYPFLVLGVFWRYIEVMRYLQSTYWLEPAGSHGVWGLDDYHFLPFLWGSGQLRNHKYLRPKAIHDPEILGEFSKDYMYLSCIEFINSIKTASLRWHSPMLDDISAVKTWEKVNQGMKKMFVAEVLGKLPVMQHALFGSLLPFPTPEEDPELKRALEEEDGQSATDMHGHIHDPSEKGWSMDCCGIPVPSAFAAAQDANSHKGVPTLGNRPGIKPIPFD from the exons ATGTCCGCCCCGGAATCTTCCCCCTCTACATTTTATACAGTCCCCACGAAACACATCCTCTCAAAAGCCCATCTCGCTGCTTTCCAACGGTCAAAAACGCATTCCGACATATTTAATTTCATTGAGGAGCTCAACGAAGATATTGTGGGCAAGAAGCTGACAGAGGCCGGACAGGGTTCGGAG CGAACACGACCTCTCATAAGCATCCTCGATTCCGTCCGCGAAATCGCCGAATCAACACCTCCAGTGGACAATAAACTGTCCCGCTTCGGCAACCCTGCATTCAAAACTTTTTACGACAAAGTAGGAGATGCCTCCCTGGAGCTGCATAAGCGTATACCAGGTTTACCAGAGGAAGCTATCCAAGAGGTAGAAGTTTATTTTAAGGAGTCGTGGGGCAACAAACAACGAGTGGACTATGGAAGCGGTATGGAACTCAACTTCCTCTCTTGGCT TTTATGTCTCGCAAAGCTTGGGGTAGTTACGAAAGAAGACTACCCTTTCCTTGTCTTGGGTGTGTTCTGGAGGTATATTGAAGTTATGCGTTACCTTCAATCTACATATTGGCTTGAACCAGCTGGTTCGCATGGTGTATGGGGTTTGGATGACTACCactttctccctttcctgTGGGGTAGCGGACAACTCAGAA ATCACAAGTACCTTCGACCTAAAGCCATTCACGACCCAGAAATCCTTGGCGAATTTTCCAAAGACTACATGTATCTCTCGTGCATAGAGTTTATCAACTCCATCAAAACAGCATCTTTACGCTGGCATTCTCCCATGCTCGATGATATTTCCGCTGTCAAAACGTGGGAAAAGGTCAATcaagggatgaagaaaatgtTTGTTGCCGAGGTCTTGGGTAAACTACCCGTCATGCAGCACGCCCTGTTTGGGAGCTTATTGCCTTTCCCAACGCCAGAGGAGGATCCCGAGCTGAAAAGGGcccttgaagaagaagacggtcAGTCGGCGACAGATATGCATGGTCATATACATGACCCGTCAGAAAAAGGCTGGAGCATGGATTGTTGTGGCATTCCAG TTCCTTCAGCATTCGCGGCCGCTCAAGATGCCAATAGCCATAAGGGCGTTCCGACTTTGGGTAACCGACCTGGTATCAAGCCTATCCCATTCGACTAG
- a CDS encoding hypothetical protein (HMMPfam hit to LIM, LIM domain, score: 149.4, E(): 7.7e-42) has protein sequence MMASPNAIPGPPPVPPLRSRSPLPPSPSPSLARSYTHGGQPARPLPPPGAPSPLSINTNPFPAPPPPAQYSPFTPSQSSQPSAPVSAAVESDLDRSDTLSSVKSLDRTSFSSPSSRRPLPKPPGGVNPSRSLDRGVAPSLAVGEGIVRRGAGRKQPSIVNEECEETLIGLPKSGNSSAGSHSPQAVPHPYLPQQPPAIIIPDVTTQKTIDTYTPAKCPQLPVINIGDSDSSSAVSPDDEGNNMVSEATPKSKKVSALPVSPGIQFTGAPVIAVSSFDTADDMLQGDEISFSVPMINIEGDFSASTKTLPRIASDSSRPPNPPRHQAHIHPNSAILCAGCQTPIIGRIVNAMNQRWHPHCFMCAECGELLEHVSSYEFEGKAYCHLDYHDKFAHHCHHCKTPIVESRFITLDDEILGQRYYHELHFFCSECGDPFLDPSKSSAPGTEKGKQGGSDGQEEDGETNEFVIHKGHPYCERCHLRLHKPKCKACTLPIPDIAINAMGAKWHKECFVCSRCHNDFANNLFFPKDGTAICTICYEQVMS, from the exons ATGATGGCCAGTCCGAACGCCATACCGGGCCCTCCGCCCGTCCCCCCGCTGCGGTCCAGAagtcctcttcccccctccccctccccttCTCTGGCCCGCTCCTACACCCACGGCGGACAACCCGCTCGCCCTTTACCACCACCAGGAGCCCCTAGTCCCCTCTCGATCAACACAAATCCATTTCCTGCTCCGCCGCCACCAGCGCAGTATTCGCCATTCACGCCCTCACAATCTTCTCAGCCATCAGCACCCGTTTCAGCTGCCGTCGAAAGTGACCTGGACAGGTCGGATACACTCTCGTCCGTCAAGTCACTCGATCGGACAAGCTTCAGCTCGCCATCGTCTAGAAGACCTTTGCCGAAACCCCCGGGGGGTGTAAACCCATCAAGAAGCTTGGACCGAGGTGTAGCTCCCTCCTTAGCTGTAGGGGAAGGCATCGTCCGGCGAGGTGCTGGGAGGAAGCAGCCGTCAATTGTGAATGAAGAGTGTGAAGAGACGCTGATTGGTCTACCCAAAAGTGGCAATTCATCTGCCGGCTCACATTCACCGCAAGCTGTGCCTCACCCCTATTTGCCCCAGCAACCGCCAGCCATTATCATACCCGATGTTACTACGCAAAAAACCATAGACACATATACCCCAGCGAAATGTCCTCAGCTCCCTGTTATAAACATTGGCGATTCCGACAGCTCTTCCGCGGTATCCCCTGACGATGAAGGAAACAATATGGTGTCTGAAGCGACTCCAAAGTCGAAAAAAgtctctgctcttcctgTCTCTCCGGGCATACAATTCACTGGTGCGCCCGTAATTGCTGTCTCGTCTTTTGACACTGCCGACGATATGCTGCAGGGTGACGAGATTAGCTTTTCAGTGCCGATGATCAATATCGAAGGCGACTTCTCTGCTTCTACTAAAACTCTTCCGCGTATTGCTTCCGATTCAAGTCGTCCCCCAAATCCACCTCGCCATCAGGCACACATTCATCCGAATAGCGCCATTCTATGTGCTGGTTGCCAAACTCCGATTATTGGACGCATTGTCAATGCAATGAACCAAAGATGGCATCCCCATTGTTTCATGTGTGCAGAGTGTGGGGAACTACTGGAGCATGTGAGCAGTTATGAGTTTGAGGGGAAGGCTTATTGCCACTTGGACTATCACGAT AAATTTGCCCATCACTGCCATCATTGCAAGACTCCAATCGTCGAATCTCGCTTCATTACCCTGGACGATGAAATCTTGGGACAGCGGTATTACCACGAGTTGCACTTTTTCTGCTCCGAATGCGGCGATCCTTTCTTGGACCCATCCAAATCGTCGGCTCCGGGAACAGAAAAGGGCAAACAAGGTGGCTCTGATGgccaggaagaagatggagagacaAACGAATTTGTGATTCATAAAGGTCACCCATACTGCGAACGATGTCATTTGAGGCTGCATAAGCCTAAATGCAAAGCTTGTACTCTACCGATACCAGACATTGCAATAAACGCGATGGGTGCGAAATGGCACAAGGAATGTTTCGTATGCTCG CGTTGTCATAATGATTTTGCCAACaatctctttttccctAAAGATGGGACGGCCATCTGTACAATCTGTTACGAGCAAGTTATGAGTTAA
- a CDS encoding hypothetical protein (Match to EST gb|CF194754.1|CF194754), which translates to MSLLSFSNIAGPSRLPLQVTVTACRRAVAARFYATEAQEPQEPLAAEQSEQSAPVDELSALTLDPSTPATRSGLEKREGRIFYRDWLRYEGEQFRVPQKGQKAKWLGGNVPYPSNPSFRPPPPLSNHIQDQVFADLQRGQSVAELSVKYNISKARVEAIQKLKEIETEYKRRSLPLQTAFLEGMEPLLGVRTPISPRTRQHDPALARELDLAHEAHPSTAAERLEEQRFDAGIGEEGAFGQRTRESTKPSIERTVWEFMDEESALLEKETQGQKTREKRQRRKEREART; encoded by the exons atgtctcttctttctttctcgaACATCGCTGGCCCGTCCAGATTACCACTCCAGGTCACTGTTACAGCATGTCGTAGAGCTGTTGCTGCTCGCTTCTATGCAACGGAAGCTCAGGAGCCTCAAGAACCGCTCGCGGCAGAGCAGTCTGAGCAGTCCGCCCCTGTTGATGAGCTTTCTGCGCTCACTCTTGACCCTTCAACACCGGCGACCAGGTCGGGcttggaaaagagggaaggcAGGATCTTCTACAGAGATTGGTTGAGATATGAGGGGGAGCAGTTCAGAGTCCCGCAAAAGGGCCAGAAGGCCAAGTGGCTCGGAGGCAATGTT CCTTACCCCAGCAACCCTTCTTTCagacctcctccaccactctCCAATCATATCCAAGATCAAGTCTTCGCCGATCTTCAGCGAGGACAGTCTGTCGCCGAACTCTCTGTCAAGTACAACATCAGCAAAGCTCGAGTGGAAGCAATCCAGAAactgaaggagattgagactGAATATAAACGAAGA tctcttcctctacaAACAGCTTTCTTGGAAGGCATGGAACCTCTTTTGGGCGTCCGTACACCCATCAGCCCTCGAACAAGGCAACACGATCCTGCCCTCGCTCGAGAACTTGATCTGGCCCACGAGGCTCATCCCTCCACCGCGGCAGAACGTCTGGAGGAGCAGCGATTTGATGCCGGAATCGGCGAAGAGGGTGCGTTCGGTCAACGTACTCGCGAATCGACCAAGCCTAGTATCGAGAGGACGGTGTGGGAGTTcatggatgaggaaagtGCGTTGTTAGAAAAGGAGACTCAGGGACAGAAGACAcgagagaagaggcaaaggagaaaggagagggaggcTAGAACATGA
- a CDS encoding hypothetical protein (HMMPfam hit to IGPD, Imidazoleglycerol-phosphate dehydratase, score: 386.8, E(): 2.7e-113) produces the protein MSERIASVERTTSETHISCTIDLDHIPGVTEQKINVSTGIGFLDHMFTALAKHGGMSLQLQCKGDLHIDDHHTAEDCALALGEAFKKALGERKGIKRYGYAYAPLDESLSRAVIDISSRPYFMCHLPFTREKVGDLSTEMVSHLLQSFAFAAGVTLHIDSIRGENNHHIAESAFKALALAIRMAISRTGGDDVPSTKGVLAL, from the exons ATGTCTGAACGCATTGCTTCTGTTGAAAGGACCACGAGCGAGACGCATATCTCTTGCACTATCGACCTCGACCACATCCCAGGTGTCACCGAGCAGAAAATCAATGTCAGCACTGGTATCGGGTTCCTTGACCAT ATGTTTACAGCGCTCGCAAAGCACGGCGGCATGTCTCTCCAACTGCAGTGCAAGGGCGACCTTCACATTGACGACCACCACACGGCGGAAGACTGCGCTTTGGCTCTTGGCGAAGCGTTTAAAAAGGCGCttggagagaggaagggaatCAAGCGATATGGATATGCTTATGCTCCCCTTGATGAG TCGCTTTCAAGGGCTGTGATTGACATTTCTTCCCGGCCGTACTTTATGTGCCACCTTCCCTTCACTCGGGAAAAGGTTGGAGATT TATCGACGGAAATGGTgtctcaccttcttcagtcGTTTGCCTTTGCCGCCGGTGTAACCCTTCACATTGACTCGATCCGAGGAGAAAACAACCACCACAT CGCCGAGTCTGCCTTCAAGGCGCTCGCTCTGGCTATCCGAATGGCGATCAGCAGAACCGGCGGCGATGACGTTCCTAGTACCAAGGGTGTCCTTGCTTTATAA